The Fretibacterium sp. OH1220_COT-178 genome includes a region encoding these proteins:
- a CDS encoding 3-deoxy-D-manno-octulosonic acid transferase, whose product MQDTKRETWTWRAGMAAYRLGISAFFGGGGLRWLRKKYAVGLDERMGRLEGVPEGGVWVHAVSVGEVQSASALIREMKGDGRGATLPCLLSTVTQTGREMAERLIGEAARMIYSPWDTPKYVRSALDAARPRAYVAMETERWPQMLSELKARGIPAFLANGRLSEKSFGKLRKQAPFWRGVLSCFERLLVRFDEDREHFLALGVPAERIVVTGDCKVDALKARKEEADPSRWGHLRRGDAPLFVAGSTHRGEDEIVIAAFRELRSRHPGARLVIVPRHPERALFVVAAALPYPELQADLLSRLPEDWDVAVADRIGPLFDLYSAADAAFVGGSLVQKGGQNPLEPALLGIPAAHGPDMADFPDTARMDRMGAAKRVGNCRELADAWERALAPSERERVRGACRDYFDTLGGAAGRTWEVIRSYLN is encoded by the coding sequence TTGCAGGATACGAAGCGGGAGACATGGACCTGGCGGGCCGGGATGGCCGCCTATCGTCTGGGCATCAGCGCCTTTTTCGGGGGCGGCGGGCTGCGGTGGCTCCGAAAGAAGTACGCCGTCGGCCTGGACGAGCGGATGGGACGGCTCGAGGGCGTTCCCGAGGGGGGCGTCTGGGTCCACGCCGTCTCGGTCGGGGAGGTGCAGTCCGCCAGCGCCCTGATCCGCGAGATGAAGGGGGACGGGAGGGGCGCAACCCTGCCCTGCCTGCTCTCGACCGTCACTCAGACGGGCCGCGAGATGGCCGAACGGCTGATCGGCGAAGCCGCGCGGATGATCTACAGCCCCTGGGACACCCCCAAGTACGTCCGCTCGGCGCTCGACGCCGCCCGCCCCAGGGCCTACGTCGCGATGGAGACGGAGCGCTGGCCCCAGATGCTCTCGGAGCTGAAGGCGCGGGGAATCCCCGCCTTTCTGGCGAACGGCAGGCTCTCCGAGAAGAGCTTCGGGAAGCTCCGGAAACAGGCCCCCTTCTGGCGCGGCGTGCTCTCCTGCTTCGAGCGCCTTCTGGTGCGCTTCGACGAGGACCGGGAGCATTTCCTGGCGCTGGGCGTGCCCGCGGAGCGGATCGTCGTGACGGGCGACTGCAAGGTGGACGCCCTGAAGGCCCGAAAGGAGGAGGCCGATCCGTCACGATGGGGTCACCTGCGCCGGGGGGACGCCCCCCTGTTCGTGGCCGGCAGCACCCATCGGGGAGAGGACGAGATCGTGATAGCGGCCTTCCGCGAGCTGCGGAGCCGGCATCCGGGTGCCCGTCTGGTGATCGTGCCGCGCCACCCCGAGCGCGCCCTGTTCGTGGTCGCCGCAGCGCTCCCCTACCCCGAACTCCAGGCGGACCTGCTCTCGCGCCTGCCCGAGGACTGGGACGTCGCGGTCGCCGACCGGATCGGGCCGCTCTTCGACCTCTACTCCGCGGCCGACGCGGCGTTCGTCGGCGGCAGCCTCGTGCAGAAGGGCGGACAGAACCCGCTGGAGCCCGCGCTGCTGGGCATCCCGGCCGCGCACGGCCCCGACATGGCCGACTTCCCGGACACGGCCCGCATGGACCGGATGGGGGCCGCCAAGCGCGTCGGCAACTGCCGCGAGCTCGCCGACGCCTGGGAGCGGGCCCTGGCCCCCTCCGAGAGGGAGCGCGTCCGCGGGGCCTGCCGGGACTACTTCGACACCCTCGGCGGGGCGGCGGGGAGGACGTGGGAGGTCATCAGAAGCTACCTGAACTGA
- a CDS encoding PG0541 family transporter-associated protein codes for MTERYDAAPPAAGGADGFNMVWVVFGETIRDEVMEALDDCDVPFYSVWRDVLARDNEGEGTRWDDAVFPGKNWMVQFVCDDARLDDAMSALSRLLQDPFIAQSGIRLYANRAARLL; via the coding sequence ATGACGGAACGATACGACGCGGCGCCCCCCGCTGCGGGAGGCGCCGACGGTTTCAACATGGTCTGGGTCGTCTTTGGGGAGACGATCCGAGACGAGGTGATGGAGGCCCTGGACGATTGTGACGTCCCGTTCTACAGCGTTTGGCGCGACGTGCTGGCCAGGGACAACGAGGGGGAGGGAACGCGCTGGGACGACGCCGTCTTTCCCGGAAAGAACTGGATGGTGCAGTTCGTCTGTGACGACGCCCGCCTGGACGACGCGATGTCGGCCCTGAGCCGGCTCCTCCAGGACCCCTTCATCGCCCAGAGCGGGATCAGGCTCTACGCCAACCGGGCCGCAAGACTGCTGTGA
- a CDS encoding Crp/Fnr family transcriptional regulator produces MALTLRPPLGPVGSGGARGEDATEGLRSLLTGHPLFEGVEGADFPALLDCLGAGKRDFSKGAFIFTAGEDVLRVGLVLSGGVAVIKEDAWGNRTILARLEPGELFGEAFSCSTQKSLTVSVVAEEPCRILFLDFRGALALPDRSALRKLVRNMLRILADKNVMLTQRIEALARRTIREKLSAYLSDQARRAGRNAFDVPFDRQALADYLCVDRSALSRELGRMRDEGLLTYRKNRFTLH; encoded by the coding sequence GTGGCGCTGACCCTTCGCCCGCCCCTCGGGCCGGTCGGGTCCGGCGGCGCCCGGGGCGAGGACGCAACGGAAGGGCTCCGTTCCCTGCTGACGGGGCACCCCCTGTTCGAGGGGGTCGAAGGGGCCGATTTCCCGGCCCTGCTGGACTGCCTCGGCGCGGGGAAAAGGGATTTCTCCAAGGGGGCCTTCATCTTCACCGCCGGGGAGGACGTGCTCCGGGTCGGGCTCGTCCTCTCGGGCGGCGTCGCGGTCATCAAGGAGGACGCCTGGGGCAACCGGACGATCCTCGCCCGGCTCGAGCCCGGAGAGCTCTTCGGCGAGGCCTTTTCCTGCTCGACCCAGAAGAGCCTGACCGTGAGCGTGGTCGCGGAGGAGCCCTGCCGGATCCTGTTCCTGGACTTCCGCGGGGCCCTGGCGCTCCCCGACCGGTCGGCGCTCCGGAAGCTCGTCCGGAACATGCTGCGCATCCTGGCCGACAAGAACGTCATGCTCACGCAGCGGATCGAGGCGCTCGCCAGGCGGACCATCCGGGAGAAGCTCTCGGCCTATCTCTCCGACCAGGCGCGGCGGGCGGGGCGAAACGCATTCGACGTTCCCTTCGACCGCCAGGCCCTGGCGGACTACCTCTGCGTGGACCGCAGCGCGCTCTCGCGGGAGCTGGGCCGGATGCGGGACGAGGGGCTTCTGACTTACCGAAAAAACCGCTTCACCCTGCATTGA
- the tal gene encoding transaldolase, which translates to MELCEKVYALVARIPRGRVASYGQVAAWCGSPRAARAVGRALARVPRGLGLPCHRVVRSDGSVTEAFGPGGQRRLLEREGIVFTPDGRVDMGRFHWEGEGLAPPPGRGTKKQREAMTVMRTVLHDVAELGQSIWLDTISRDLILSGGLQEWIGQGVAGVTTNPSIFEQAIANTGDYDREIAAMAREGRDASAIYEALTLQEVGAAADILRPVHDRTGGLDGYVSLEVNPLLAADRDSTVSEARRLFAALGRPNVMIKIPATPEGVGAVEDCIAAGVNVNATLIFSAEQYASVAEAYVRGLEARALQGLPPTVASVASVFVSRVDTAVDKVLVEKGESALQGRIAVDGIRAAYRRFRTIFSGPRWDALAAKGAGVQRPLWASTGTKNPAYSDVLYLEALIGPDTVNTVPPKTLTAFLDHGRAALTLDGDPQEERNRLARLGELGIDLDAICATLLKDGLSAFEAAFRSLLAAIGEKAGA; encoded by the coding sequence ATGGAGCTTTGCGAAAAGGTCTACGCGCTCGTCGCCCGGATTCCCCGGGGACGTGTGGCCTCCTACGGACAGGTGGCCGCTTGGTGCGGATCGCCCCGTGCCGCCCGGGCGGTGGGGCGGGCTCTGGCCCGTGTTCCTCGGGGGCTGGGGTTGCCGTGCCATCGCGTCGTCCGGTCGGACGGATCGGTGACGGAGGCCTTCGGGCCCGGCGGGCAGAGGCGTCTCCTCGAGCGGGAGGGGATCGTCTTCACGCCCGACGGGCGGGTGGACATGGGGCGCTTCCACTGGGAGGGCGAGGGGCTTGCCCCGCCGCCCGGGCGGGGGACGAAAAAACAACGGGAGGCGATGACGGTCATGAGGACCGTGCTGCACGATGTGGCGGAGCTGGGGCAGAGCATTTGGCTGGATACGATAAGCCGGGACCTGATCCTTTCCGGGGGCCTGCAGGAGTGGATCGGCCAGGGGGTGGCCGGGGTGACGACGAACCCCTCGATCTTCGAGCAGGCCATTGCGAACACGGGGGACTACGACCGTGAGATCGCGGCGATGGCCCGCGAGGGGCGGGATGCGTCCGCGATCTACGAGGCCCTGACGCTGCAGGAGGTCGGAGCGGCGGCCGACATACTGAGGCCGGTCCATGACCGGACCGGGGGACTGGACGGCTACGTGAGCCTGGAGGTCAATCCGCTGCTGGCGGCGGACCGCGACAGCACCGTCTCCGAGGCGCGTCGCCTTTTCGCCGCCCTGGGGCGTCCGAACGTCATGATCAAGATCCCGGCCACGCCCGAGGGGGTCGGCGCGGTCGAGGACTGCATCGCGGCCGGGGTCAACGTCAACGCGACGCTCATCTTCTCGGCGGAGCAGTACGCGTCGGTCGCGGAGGCGTACGTTCGGGGCCTGGAGGCCCGGGCGTTGCAGGGGCTCCCCCCGACGGTGGCCTCCGTCGCCTCGGTCTTCGTCAGCCGCGTGGATACGGCGGTGGACAAGGTGCTGGTGGAGAAGGGCGAGTCGGCGCTTCAGGGAAGGATCGCCGTCGATGGGATCCGGGCGGCCTACCGACGTTTCCGGACCATCTTTTCCGGCCCGCGGTGGGACGCCCTGGCCGCAAAGGGCGCCGGGGTCCAGCGTCCGCTCTGGGCCAGCACGGGGACGAAGAACCCCGCCTACTCGGACGTCCTGTACCTGGAGGCGCTGATCGGGCCGGATACGGTGAACACGGTGCCGCCCAAGACCCTGACCGCGTTTTTGGACCACGGCCGCGCCGCCCTTACGCTGGACGGCGATCCGCAGGAGGAGCGAAACCGTCTGGCTCGGCTCGGGGAACTGGGGATCGACCTCGATGCGATCTGCGCCACGCTGCTGAAGGATGGGCTCTCGGCGTTCGAGGCCGCGTTCCGGTCGCTGCTGGCGGCCATCGGGGAGAAGGCCGGAGCCTGA
- the ybaK gene encoding Cys-tRNA(Pro) deacylase, giving the protein MDKTNAMRILDAKRAEYEALSYPASEAVSALEAARLLGIGPERIFKTLVTVGRTRDHYVFVVPATGELDLRKAARAVGEKSVEMVRSKELLPLTGYVHGGCSPVGMKKTFRTVIDASAERLGTIVVSAGRIGLQMRIALGELRKALPFSLADLTEEAGREGIAPGPAHP; this is encoded by the coding sequence ATGGACAAGACCAACGCGATGCGCATCCTGGACGCCAAAAGGGCCGAATACGAGGCCCTCTCCTACCCCGCGTCCGAGGCCGTGAGCGCCCTCGAGGCGGCGCGCCTGCTGGGGATCGGGCCCGAGAGGATCTTCAAGACGCTGGTCACGGTCGGCAGGACGCGGGACCACTACGTCTTCGTCGTCCCGGCGACGGGCGAACTGGACCTGCGGAAGGCCGCGAGGGCCGTGGGGGAGAAGTCCGTGGAGATGGTGCGCTCGAAGGAGCTCCTGCCCCTGACGGGCTACGTGCACGGCGGATGCTCGCCCGTGGGGATGAAAAAAACTTTCCGCACCGTGATCGACGCGTCCGCGGAGCGGCTCGGCACGATCGTCGTCAGCGCGGGCCGGATCGGGCTGCAGATGAGGATCGCCCTCGGCGAGCTGCGCAAGGCGCTGCCCTTCTCCCTGGCCGACCTGACCGAGGAAGCGGGCCGGGAAGGGATCGCCCCGGGACCGGCCCATCCGTGA